One segment of Leptospiraceae bacterium DNA contains the following:
- a CDS encoding TerB family tellurite resistance protein encodes MRKENTMDILKIFFAFAWIDHTITKEESAILAEIKSWFELSDLEKQIIIEWEQSPIPLNELLLIDYNNFSSEQKELVIYLLEYLAKSDSKITTEEIIVIRMIKEKMELLDLKMETIAENIKRSIKLYTGLSSI; translated from the coding sequence ATGAGAAAAGAAAATACGATGGATATTTTGAAAATTTTTTTTGCTTTTGCATGGATAGACCATACAATCACAAAAGAAGAATCTGCAATCTTAGCTGAAATAAAATCTTGGTTTGAATTATCAGATTTAGAAAAACAAATAATTATAGAATGGGAGCAAAGTCCAATTCCATTAAATGAACTTTTATTAATAGATTATAATAATTTTTCTTCAGAACAAAAGGAATTAGTAATTTATTTATTAGAATATTTAGCTAAATCAGATAGCAAGATAACAACAGAGGAAATAATTGTAATAAGAATGATTAAAGAAAAAATGGAATTATTAGATTTAAAAATGGAAACGATTGCAGAAAATATTAAACGCTCAATAAAATTATATACTGGATTATCTAGTATATGA
- a CDS encoding M23 family metallopeptidase, giving the protein MNDKQIISPTGKSLRIMDHFGSGLYNAPRGSVKHNGVDFLCDPGQIILAPVDGVIIRIAYPYAKHQYTGVLIENDSLSLKMFYFAPDKKIIGKKVSRGQRIGIAQDISKLYNTGKKKMLPHIHLQIESIDPMILIL; this is encoded by the coding sequence ATGAATGACAAACAGATTATTTCTCCCACTGGTAAATCACTTCGGATCATGGATCATTTTGGGTCTGGACTCTACAATGCTCCAAGAGGATCAGTAAAACATAACGGAGTAGATTTTCTTTGCGACCCCGGACAAATCATATTAGCCCCTGTGGATGGTGTTATTATTCGAATTGCCTATCCTTATGCTAAACATCAATATACAGGAGTGCTGATAGAAAATGACTCTCTAAGTCTCAAGATGTTCTACTTCGCTCCGGACAAAAAAATCATCGGAAAAAAAGTCTCTCGTGGACAGCGTATTGGTATTGCGCAAGATATTTCGAAACTGTACAACACAGGTAAAAAAAAGATGCTACCACATATTCACCTACAAATAGAAAGCATCGATCCTATGATATTAATTCTATAA